In Chaetodon trifascialis isolate fChaTrf1 chromosome 23, fChaTrf1.hap1, whole genome shotgun sequence, the following proteins share a genomic window:
- the LOC139351233 gene encoding dickkopf-related protein 2-like, giving the protein MVPTCDAPFVSSGICVPDVDSFLSQRIPDSDGGMSALSKKKDWRKRGRMDVKGPSGKGQVGDPCLRSSDCSDTLCCARHFWTRICKPVLREGQVCTRHRRKGNHGLELFQRCPCGDGLSCRTLREPGGQPSSPSSSSLLAAAKSKFAAPSSSSRHSSPHTSLLSSSSKSSSAVAKTRLHVCQKN; this is encoded by the exons ATGGTTCCAACCTGTGACGCTCCATTCGTCTCCTCAGGTATCTGCGTTCCTGACGTGGACAGTTTTCTGTCTCAGAGGATTCCGGACTCAGATGGAGGCATGAGCGCGCTGTCCAAAAAGAAagactggaggaagagagggaggatggacgTCAAAGGGCCGTCCGGTAAAG gTCAGGTCGGTGATCCTTGTCTGCGCTCCTCCGACTGTTCGGACACTTTGTGCTGCGCCCGTCACTTCTGGACTCGCATTTGCAAGCCGGTGCTGCGGGAGGGACAGGTTTGCACGCGACACCGTCGGAAGGGGAACCACGGCCTGGAGCTGTTCCAGCGCTGCCCCTGCGGAGACGGACTTAGCTGCCGGACGCTGCGAGAGCCGGGCGGCCAGCCTTCGTCGCCGTCTTCATCGTCGCTGCTGGCAGCGGCAAAGTCCAAGTTTGCAGCGCCCTCTTCCTCATCACGCCACTCGTCCCCCCACACTTCACTGTTGTCTTCGTCGTCAAAGTCGTCATCTGCAGTTGCAAAGACGAGACTCCATGTGTGCCAGAAAAACTAG